The Styela clava chromosome 13, kaStyClav1.hap1.2, whole genome shotgun sequence genome has a window encoding:
- the LOC120332805 gene encoding RWD domain-containing protein 1-like, which yields MTDHEEEQNTEIEALESIYYDSFQVISEKPRSFELTVTVEDAEEDENIFAKIQFTYTPTYPDEAPIYELIECENLSAEDEEKIKTIIEKEIEDNLGMVMIFTVVTAIQEFLNDVKDGIKRREQDEKERHERELEAEENKKFHGTPVTVETFLVWKLKFDEEMKELQKLEMKMTEKRKMTGKELFLSDAKLLENEFLEGETEGVTIDESLFEDLDDLDFEDSDDPDFDPALCS from the exons ATGACTGACCACGAAGAAGAACAGAACACTGAGATAGAAGCTTTAGAATCGATTTATTACGATTCGTTCCAAGTAATATCGGAGAAGCCTCGCAGCTTTGAACTAACGGTCACTGTTGAAGACGCCGAGGAAG ATGAGAACATTTTCGCAAAAATCCAATTCACATACACACCGACGTATCCTGACGAAGCCCCAATTTACGAGCTGATAGAATGCGAAAACTTATCAGCTGAagatgaagaaaaaattaaaacaatcatcgaaaaagaaattgaagataaTTTAGGAATGGTGATGATTTTTACTGTCGTTACTGCAATTCAAGAATTTTTAAACGACGTCAAAGATGGCATAAAAAGGAGAGAACAAGATGAAAAAGAGAGACATGAGAGAGAATTAGAAgcagaagaaaataaaaaatttcacgGTACACCAGTTACTGTCGAAACTTTTCTCGtctggaaattaaaatttgatgaagaaatgaaagaatTGCAGAAACTTGAAATGAAAATGACTGAAAAGAGGAAAATGACTGGAAAGGAGCTGTTCCTCTCAGACGCTAAATTATTAGAAAATGAGTTCCTTGAGGGGGAAACTGAGGGAGTAACGATTGACGAGAGCTTGTTTGAGGATCTCGATGATTTGGACTTTGAAGATAGTGATGACCCAGACTTTGATCCTGCTCTGTGCTCATGA
- the LOC144431270 gene encoding temperature acclimation protein B-like: protein MSQQGTVKWFNEDKGYGFITEENSGEDIFVHYRAIQGQGFRKLTEGDKVTFRKESGQKGPQASDVKVVDGY, encoded by the coding sequence ATGTCTCAACAAGGAACAGTGAAATGGTTCAACGAAGACAAGGGGTACGGATTTATCACAGAGGAGAATAGTGGAGAAGATATTTTTGTCCACTACAGGGCGATACAGGGCCAAGGATTCAGAAAATTGACTGAAGGGGATAAAGTGACCTTCAGAAAGGAATCAGGTCAAAAGGGCCCGCAAGCGTCAGATGTCAAAGTCGTAGATGGCTACTAG